DNA sequence from the Gouania willdenowi chromosome 21, fGouWil2.1, whole genome shotgun sequence genome:
aaaaaaactttttttataggGCCTTCAGTCAAAGATACAAACTTCTTAGTACTAAGCAATGATGTTGCTAGGTACAATTACATTGTAAACAACAACTTGTCTTcaaaatcacagtaactagcaaaaatcataaccaatggtatctcaaggcactttacagtagagcagtcttaaggacggactcttcattttatggatacacacatatgtatatatacgtatatacacatgtCAGCAGACCCCTTTACGCCTTAAATCAGCGCAGACATGCTAGTTTAGCTGCTACAGCAACAATTAGCCAGTTAACTAGCTGCTTACAATACACCACAAACATACctgcatcattttatttatgtgttagtTAAGTTAAATTTTTGTGCTATAAGTTTCATAGTGATTGACTCTGttcatttgatttagttgatGTTCAGACAAGAAGATTCTGGTCTTGTTTtggtgacaatttattttttgactctgtcatggtgatgagaatgttttgtttgtgttaaaatcagcacttttattgataatttatttttgtacaacagacaccattttgttttcatttgaatttagtAATTTATTTTGGCGCTTTTTTATGTTGCTACTAAAGTGCAATATAACCTGACACTGTGACAGTTGTGCAATaaacttttcagatttgaaattgtatttgtttaatttcagatacattttgaacatacatgAATATATCTGCTAATTATAGCCCTATCATACCACCATTAAGAGAGTTTGACACAacaatttaagaaatagaaagaaacatttttttttattggggacCCATTGAATTTCCCATGGACCCACTGAAATCACCACCTGTGTGTCCCGGGACTCACTGCATTGACTACATGGACTTCACTGTAATTGCAGGTATCAGTGATAACGTgggctttttttaaatattttttttaaataattttgaaagtgtctgtttatgcttaaatgacagaTTTTGCTGTTCTGCACCACAAATCCAAACAAATTTGCATACACGAGGTCAGActtgacgtgagatctgattgtTGCATATGCTCAcgtcaaaattgataaatacctAAGCTTGTGTAAATATGGTTGAACGCATATTGTACGTTCGGATCTGAAGGTgcgaacggttgataaatgatggCCCTTGGGTGTATTCTGtctctctgtttttgtttaTCAATCAGCATTGCTCctgttaaataaatagaaatgcatcttttttgtaatttaaatgaatctgtaGTTTTCAGTGCTAAACAAATTCATTTAAACAGATTTTATCTGCATGTTTCTGAATTTGGTTACTGCTCTGCTCACCTTCGCCCATGCCAGAAATTGTAATAATTAATTCTCAAAATTGTGCTGGTGAAGAGTCCAAATATTCACATAATACTTCAGGGATGAACACAATCCATGTTTCATAATTATATTCACAGCGCAGAACCACAGACTGCAAGCAGACAGATTATGAGATAGTGATGATGGGCATTTGGCATCTCATTGGGATTGGTTAATCTATTGCATCTGTCTAATTAGAAGAGGAATAACAGGGATGAGACGTGAAAGTATCTTCAATATTATCCCTTCAGATTACTGGTTATTCTTAACATGCACTTATTTCATCTTCCCTACAAGCATGCACTTACAGCATTTCATTCAATCTCCTGCTGTGTCAGTCAATCTGTATGTGTCTTTCAAACTCATGTTTAATAGAATAATCCCTGGTATCATACCAGTTgtagggaacttaaaggtaaaaaaaagccACTGAGGGGTTGGATGGGTCATTGGTCATATAAAATGAAAGTGATTTTCATAATGTTGTAACCATGGTAAAGAGTTCAGAGACACTGCCTCATGTTCAGCTGTAATCCAATATTCCAAAATAAGTGTGTACTATATAAAGCCGAGCCGAGCTGTAATTCGATGCATTgtaattcaagttactttttgttgGAAACCCTGGTCAATCAATGTCATTCATATTGTTCACTCTGTACCTTcttcatgaaatattatgtagTAAAACTGGACACTGAGAGTTCTTAAAACTGAATCCTTGacatgtgcatgtttttaaaatctgtatactatggggtgccaagtgaaaaaatttagtataaaagttgtagctaacacattttcattatttatctcacttttctcatatttagcacattttcctacatttaacacaacatttaaccacatatatagaggttaaaaaaagtattaaatctaaatgttacgttatatctaaatgttaaatctataactaaatatttaatctaaatctaaatgttatatatcatatctaaatgttatatatcatatctaaatgttaaatcttatatctaaatgttaaatctacatctaaatgtttaaatctaaatgtaaatattatatgttaaatctaaatgttaaatctatatctaaatgtttaaatctaaatgttaaatctaaatccaaatctaaatattagatcaaatctaaatgttaaatgttaactctagatctaaatgtttaaatctaaatgttaaatctaaatccaaatctaaatattagatcaaatctaaatgttaaatgttaactcTAGATCTAAATGTTTCGCTTAaatgctaattgaccccgcctCTTCACGgatgcctgcctgggtgatatgtgtggctgccttgccttgccttgcctttatatcttaattttagcatttacatatttaatatatagAGATTTCTGTTTTACACTGATTATGTTTTCTTGCTTGAATgaatggttgtgtgtgtgttatttttgtattccGGATATTGTAACTGTTTTGTAAATCTTAATCTGTTCTCCCTTGAAAAAGAGCATAATAATGTCAATGGGATTTTCCTGGTACGGTGAAGGTTTAATAGCAAAAGAATGATGCAAATACACTGAACTGCTGTTAACTTACCGATATTACAAATTACCATTgttaatataaatacaaaataagggCTGTTCAGTACATGTCAACAACTGAAGTGCAATAACATTCTGGCCAGATAAATTTATCCTGCAGTCCAGATGTAGTCTTGAGTTGGAAATGCAATGGAAATAAGCTTTCTGCTAAATCTGGCGCACCGATATTGCACTGTCAAACAAATAATTGTGTCAGCGCACAGTACAttgttgttccatttgtctctaaaagtagtataggaggaagagctttcagttatcaggccccacttctctggaaccatctaccaaccacggttcggggggcagacaccctctctacctttaaggatatgctcaaaacattcctctttggtaaagcttttagttaggaaccagctcatagctcatagttaagatgcaataggcatagactgccgggggggtctggcatgctcggttggagagggcgttaagagagaggtcatttaggttagagagggaccggagagggtcccattcctctctctaacactccctctatgtctgcttcttcccttgtgtgtttgctcctgtactccttctggcttttgtcttgcaggtccgtgggatcctcagtgtggagttacagagtctcaacaactctgtctccaccctttcctctgcacacacccaacacagcttaacgtggatggctgttcatcataggaatgggatccacacaaggttcctgctgcttaacagaaggttttccttgccgccatgatgaattcatgttgggtgtgggatacatatgtatgtgtatatacgtatatatgcatatgtgtgtatccataaaatgaagagtccgtccttaagactgctctactgtaacgtgtcttgagataccattggttatgatttggcgctatacaaattgattgattgattgattgattgattgattgattgattgattgtcctattatgtgaatattaaaacaaaaatgaaggtGACACGTGGTCAGCTCCCTGCCTGCGTATGAAAAGAGGAAGCTAATGGCAGGGGAAACGCTGCCACAGGGATAAAGTCTGCAGTAAGTTTTCAAAGAACTTGGGTTTTCTTAAACACCTGTCCTCCTCTGTCTTCCTCACATAGGTCGCAGATCTTCCTGCCTGCTGACTGCAAGTCTGAGGGAACCCTTTGCCATGCGGGACATGAAGCCACCCCAAACATGTGACTACCCTTCTACCCCTTCCTTTGTGGCCTCTGCTGGCTCTTTTGCTGACTTTCTCACTGCCATGGAGCCTTGCATTGCCAAACTCTCCCTGTCCCCAGACCCTTTGTCTTCCCTCCCCTGTGATGGAGTCAGTTTTCCACACTGCCACTGCCTCCAGGGACCTCCCTTACCGCTCATGGCCAGGTGTAATAGCAGCAGCCGGCTCCCTTACCTGGGGCTTAGGTACTGCTCTGGCAGACTGGGAGCTTTGGAGGTGGAGCCAAGCCAAGGATGGCCTCCAGGCTCTGATGGGAGACCCTACAGGAGTATGGAGAATCTAAACAGGAACTCTATATCGAACTCCTGCAATCGTATAACTACTTCTTACATAAGCACGGAGAATGAATTTATCTTGCGCTACTCCAATTCTAGCCATTGGTTTGATAGGCCTCCTGACAGTGCAGTAATGGGGGCCAATGGGATTGTCCCTAACTCAGAGCAGGTCACATTCTCCCCTCGACATGGATTTACTAGAAAAGATCTCACTTTCTGTCCTCAGTTTCTCTTTCCATTTGGTTTCGACGAATGGGATGCGAGGAAGGGCTTGAGAGACAAACTACGTTTTCAGAGTGCAAGGTCAATGTTAGATTCCTCAAAACTCTTTCCACTGCGGCCTCAGGGGAAACTAGCCTCATCTCCAACTGAACATGAGAATGTCACAAACAGGAATGCCGTAGGAACTGCTGCAAGGCCTTTAGGAACAGTAGGGATGAAAAGCCCTGAAGACATCAAGCTAGAGGTTTTGAGGCGATTACAGCTTAGGCGGCAAAACAGCAGCCCCAACCTTGCTCTCCACAACTCCCCATCCAGCCCCATAGCATTAAAGACATCATTTACAACAGAAAATATTTCAGGTATCAAAAATAGCACTGATTTTGTATCTGAGCGTACCAGACCACCTGTGGGACGTTTGCATATTCCCACTTTTGAGGAATTTAAAAGGATGAGACAGAGGGAGTCAAATCAGGGGTCGGACAGTAAAATACTCCTTGATCAGACAAAACATCAGTCTGGTTCTGGTTATAAGATGAGAGGCAATCTACAGGAAGCAAAAGAGGGAAAAAGGTCAGGTGAAAGGACCAGCAGCAGGAATGAAAGCCCTAAGACTGTTGCCTCCTCAAAGGAACCGATATCTTCCTCCATTGTTGTTAATGGCTCTGACAACCCCATACAAACTGGCCCTTCTCCCTGTCCACTACTGCAGCCCCAGCCCAACCTTGCTCTAGAAAAAGCCGTTGCAGCAAGAAACAATGATGGCAGCGCCAGACGTCGGAGAAGCAGTCTGGAACTAGCCGGGTCCATTACCTTTCCTCCATGCTGGGAGAATTGTGAGCGGCCTTTGAGCTGCTGCCCTGCACTCCTTCTAGAAGGGACGGACCTGTCCCACTATGGCACAACAATCTATAAGATGAAGGATGGACTTATTGGCTCTGCACTGGATCTGATAAAGAAGAGGTGAGTATGTTGAAAAGGCATTGATTGgcaaacaaaatatttatttcgtCTTTCCTCTATCCACTACTCTTCATGTAATACCAGTGTGTGTAATCTGTTTAAAGTATAGTTATTTGTCAGAAGAGTGAAGTTATGTTACAAAaagtttaatatataataaaatcacTTGGATTTATTCATGTGTTGATTAGAAAAATGTGTCCTTCCACAACTCCTTTTCCCATTTCCtcaaatcaaatacattttatccATATAGTGCCAGATACGACCAACTCATCTTAAGGCACCATTTCAACATGAGTAAGCATGAGTCATGATGGggaacaaaatatatttttataagcatgtggcagaatttgagaaaaataaacactcattttaaagactgcgtaaagcaaattcagtcattttcttcaaacacattaaataggtcataaatgtattcctacAACATgcaaaaagccattcaaccatttagaatgtaattgtggagcAAAGCTTTACAAACTCTTTCAAAATTCTGTGTTCAAGATTTAATAGGCGgatcagaaatcatagccgtgTTACGTCATGAAACCATCATTAGCAGAAAcctgaccctgctgctgaagcacaccaaacttctgtGGTCTCCAGCGGGCGCAATTTGGCTCCTAGCGGGGGTATAAAACGCATCGGCTGGTAccacatttttcttaaactgAGCACTTTTTTGCACCGTGATTGTGAGTTCTGACTCTCCCCAGGACAGATGCACGTATTCGGACTCGGGTGGatcagacctttctgctgacaccttgtttggcccgatccgatcacttttggaaaaccaatgggagaagcactatcgacgctggagccgctttcacactgctctctctcaTAGACAGTACACGGAGGTGGCAATATTTCCGTgagtgggcgtggttccagcacctctaactgacacgcccccagcacttcagagcagagagaaatg
Encoded proteins:
- the LOC114455693 gene encoding uncharacterized protein LOC114455693, producing the protein MRDMKPPQTCDYPSTPSFVASAGSFADFLTAMEPCIAKLSLSPDPLSSLPCDGVSFPHCHCLQGPPLPLMARCNSSSRLPYLGLRYCSGRLGALEVEPSQGWPPGSDGRPYRSMENLNRNSISNSCNRITTSYISTENEFILRYSNSSHWFDRPPDSAVMGANGIVPNSEQVTFSPRHGFTRKDLTFCPQFLFPFGFDEWDARKGLRDKLRFQSARSMLDSSKLFPLRPQGKLASSPTEHENVTNRNAVGTAARPLGTVGMKSPEDIKLEVLRRLQLRRQNSSPNLALHNSPSSPIALKTSFTTENISGIKNSTDFVSERTRPPVGRLHIPTFEEFKRMRQRESNQGSDSKILLDQTKHQSGSGYKMRGNLQEAKEGKRSGERTSSRNESPKTVASSKEPISSSIVVNGSDNPIQTGPSPCPLLQPQPNLALEKAVAARNNDGSARRRRSSLELAGSITFPPCWENCERPLSCCPALLLEGTDLSHYGTTIYKMKDGLIGSALDLIKKRAASSPRARHGNAPCTASARHGSTAVCRLQLFNPQ